From Rutidosis leptorrhynchoides isolate AG116_Rl617_1_P2 chromosome 3, CSIRO_AGI_Rlap_v1, whole genome shotgun sequence, a single genomic window includes:
- the LOC139901832 gene encoding uncharacterized protein, with amino-acid sequence MANRQQKQGTKRKLGTCGTSEAIEISFPVVRAFNTSCAPIVVHGYLTESGHGVKCLHMDNSSSVDIIFGIPDGIVSDNGTQFEGNPFLSWCQDLNIKQSFTSIVHPQANGQGVVTNRDIIHAIKARLRMKRKGWVNELPKVLWTHRTMHKKIKGEMPFSLVYGSEAVIPAEITISTERILSYNEEENDEKLHNNLDYEEERREMVAIREAANKQRIVKYYDRRVRARMYKMGDLVWRDNQASRAQNTGKLGPNWEGPYKVIEIGKTRPTNWQSSRVIQLSALGMLPCLKNVIGTIGIRRIDQSPILS; translated from the exons ATGGCTAACCGTCAACAAAAACAAGGAACCAAGCGCAAATTGGGCACTTGCGGAACTTCAGAGGCAATAGAGATATCCTTTCCCGTCGTCCGAGCGTTCAACACCTCATGTGCGCCTATCGTAGTACATGGGTACTTAACAGAGTCAGGTCATGGCGTGAAATGCCTTCACATGGATAATAGTAGTAGTGTCGACATCAT ATTTGGAATACCTGATGGAATTGTCAGTGACAATGGCACGCAGTTCGAAGGTAACCCTTTTCTCAGTTGGTGCCAGGATTTGAACATCAAGCAGAGTTTTACCTCCATTGTGCACCCGCAGGCCAACGGCCAGGGTGTAGTTACCAACCGAGATATCATTCACGCCATTAAAGCTAGGTTGAGGATGAAACGAAAGGGATGGGTGAATGAACTACCCAAGGTTCTATGGACACACAGAACAATGCACAAGAAAATCAAAGGAGAGATGCCGTTCAGCTTAGTATATGGCTCTGAGGCGGTGATTCCAGCGGAGATAACCATTTCAACCGAAAGAATACTATCATATAACGAAGAAGAAAACGATGAAAAGCTGCATAACAACCTAGACTATGAAGAAGAGCGCAGGGAAATGGTCGCGATTCGCGAAGCAGCAAACAAACAGCGCATTGTGAAATATTATGACAGACGCGTTCGAGCAAGGATGTACAAAATGGGTGACCTTGTGTGGCGCGACAATCAAGCAAGCAGGGCCCAAAACACTGGAAAGTTAGGACCAAACTGGGAAGGACCGTACAAAGTCATCGAGATCGGTAAAACGAGACCTACAAACTGGCAGAGCTCAAGGGTGATCCAATTAAGCGCACTTGGCATGCTTCCGTGCTTAAAAAATGTTATAGGTACTATAGGAATTAGGAGAATTGATCAATCACCTATTTTGTCTTGA